One part of the Chloroflexia bacterium SDU3-3 genome encodes these proteins:
- a CDS encoding IS200/IS605 family element transposase accessory protein TnpB: MQKTYKYRIYLTKGQRRLLEQQLELCRWVYNETLAERTRAYEERGERLRLYDTQALLPMWKRAKPALKGVHSQVLQNVSVRVDLAYHAFFQRVKRGAEQAGFPRFKGKGRYDSITYPQYGNGVRLEGNRLLLSKVGAVHVVLHRPVEGTPKTVTIRRSRSGKWFVSFSCELETHEQRPTGEVVGVDMGLASFATFSDGEQIANPRFYRRDEVDLGRVQRRKDAAKQAANWAEHAKQTVILAKIHERIANRRSNFAHQASRRLVNRFQVIVFEALAPQAMGTSSGMRKSIMDVAWSQFIAMTVSKAAEAGRRVILVDPRNTSKRCSRCGTLVDKTLSDRVHRCPTCGLVMDRDMNAAINILQRGLATLRT; the protein is encoded by the coding sequence ATGCAGAAAACCTACAAATACCGCATCTATCTCACCAAAGGTCAGCGCCGATTGCTTGAGCAGCAATTGGAACTGTGCCGTTGGGTCTATAACGAGACGCTTGCCGAACGCACACGTGCGTATGAAGAACGCGGCGAGCGGTTGCGGTTGTACGATACCCAGGCCCTGCTTCCGATGTGGAAGAGGGCAAAACCTGCATTGAAAGGCGTTCACTCACAAGTCTTGCAAAACGTCTCGGTGCGGGTTGATTTGGCGTATCACGCCTTCTTCCAACGCGTCAAACGTGGCGCTGAACAAGCAGGCTTTCCCCGGTTCAAAGGCAAAGGACGATACGATTCGATCACCTACCCGCAGTACGGGAACGGGGTGCGGCTGGAGGGCAATCGGTTGCTCCTCTCGAAAGTCGGCGCGGTCCACGTTGTTTTGCATCGTCCCGTTGAGGGAACGCCCAAAACCGTGACGATACGCCGTTCTCGGAGTGGCAAGTGGTTTGTCTCGTTTTCCTGCGAGCTGGAAACGCATGAACAACGCCCCACGGGCGAGGTGGTGGGCGTGGATATGGGGCTGGCATCGTTCGCGACGTTCTCCGATGGGGAGCAGATCGCTAACCCGCGTTTCTACCGCCGCGATGAAGTAGACCTGGGGCGCGTCCAGCGGCGGAAGGACGCCGCCAAGCAAGCAGCAAACTGGGCAGAGCACGCCAAACAAACGGTGATCCTTGCCAAGATCCACGAGCGCATTGCCAACCGACGCAGCAACTTTGCGCATCAGGCAAGCCGCAGGCTCGTCAATCGCTTTCAGGTCATCGTGTTTGAAGCCCTTGCCCCGCAAGCCATGGGCACGAGCAGCGGGATGCGCAAGAGTATTATGGACGTGGCGTGGTCGCAGTTTATCGCGATGACCGTCAGCAAAGCGGCAGAAGCTGGCAGGCGGGTCATTCTGGTGGACCCCCGCAATACGTCCAAGCGGTGTTCCCGCTGCGGCACATTGGTCGATAAGACCTTGTCTGACCGTGTGCATAGGTGCCCAACGTGTGGGCTGGTGATGGATCGTGATATGAATGCGGCGATCAACATCCTCCAACGCGGCCTCGCTACCCTTCGTACCTGA